One genomic window of Maribacter aquivivus includes the following:
- a CDS encoding response regulator, whose amino-acid sequence MKILAIDDQKLILLSVEKRLSELGYEVQTANSIESGIQLFNSFKPDLVLLDMNMPEMSGTELVSCTGTEVVKYIRVFMKNDTPILVMSGNTDEHLIMQNFDLGVNDYLKKPVSLDEMAARIKRIIGAPENKGVVTSKKPDTRILQKNCVGVVIPCYNEEERLSSAEFKDFAHKNLGYHLCFVNDGSTDNTLAVLQQLKKDNADNISIYNCKQNGGKAEAVRQGILHLVKDQQLDYIGFLDADLSTDFRDFDDLIKTIESSDFKIVSGSRIARMGANITKESARKIISMTINLIIQTILGMPFKDTQCGAKVMDREIASKMFNKKFVTKWLFDVELFMRMKKYYGKSEVKSMICEQPLKRWIHADGSKLSMKDSVKIVGQLAQIAVHYR is encoded by the coding sequence ATGAAAATTCTAGCCATAGACGACCAAAAACTTATTCTACTTTCTGTTGAAAAACGATTGTCAGAATTAGGATATGAAGTACAAACCGCCAATTCAATTGAATCGGGTATACAGTTGTTTAATTCTTTTAAACCTGATTTGGTTTTACTTGATATGAATATGCCAGAAATGTCGGGTACAGAATTGGTCTCGTGTACCGGTACTGAAGTTGTAAAATATATTCGAGTATTTATGAAAAACGATACGCCTATTCTCGTAATGTCCGGTAATACAGATGAGCATTTAATTATGCAGAATTTTGATTTAGGGGTTAATGATTATTTGAAGAAACCGGTAAGTCTAGATGAAATGGCCGCTAGAATAAAAAGAATAATAGGTGCGCCTGAAAATAAGGGAGTAGTTACTTCAAAAAAACCTGATACACGTATACTTCAGAAGAATTGCGTAGGGGTGGTGATACCATGTTATAATGAAGAAGAGCGCCTTTCTAGTGCAGAATTTAAAGACTTTGCACATAAAAACCTTGGGTATCATTTGTGCTTTGTAAATGATGGTAGTACGGATAATACATTAGCTGTTCTTCAGCAATTAAAAAAAGATAATGCTGATAACATAAGTATTTATAATTGTAAACAAAATGGCGGGAAGGCAGAAGCTGTTCGCCAAGGAATTCTACACTTGGTAAAAGATCAACAGTTAGATTATATAGGGTTTTTAGATGCCGATCTATCAACAGACTTTAGAGATTTTGATGATTTGATAAAAACTATTGAAAGTTCAGATTTTAAAATAGTAAGTGGTTCTCGTATCGCAAGAATGGGTGCTAATATTACAAAAGAATCTGCTCGAAAGATAATTAGTATGACGATCAACTTGATCATTCAAACTATTTTAGGCATGCCTTTTAAAGATACCCAATGTGGTGCAAAAGTGATGGATCGCGAGATTGCTTCTAAAATGTTTAATAAGAAATTTGTTACTAAATGGCTTTTTGATGTAGAGCTATTCATGAGAATGAAAAAGTACTATGGTAAAAGTGAGGTGAAAAGCATGATTTGCGAACAACCTTTAAAAAGATGGATACACGCTGATGGTTCTAAACTGTCTATGAAAGACTCCGTTAAAATTGTAGGTCAACTAGCTCAAATCGCTGTTCATTACAGATAA
- a CDS encoding FUSC family protein has translation MNKIQNFISVSLKELLQYFGSTNFSKSVLTVVAVITPLSIGISTGYTEIGVAICFGAFWCNPSDVNGSQKHKIYGILFSAALVMVVSFIGGYLHYATWLALLILGVASFAISLISSYGFRASLISFSGLLALVLSFAHTPDKLEIYEYALLVGLGGLWYLALSLLWYKINPKGQTEEILYDTIGRTGKLLKKRAQLIDEQSNRKKLQQRLFLLQSELTEQHDTLREILILSRKNSGRSTYNGKRVLVLVQLIEMLETAGANPVNYTKMDEQFKLYPEFTKLFQNLTFEMANQLQLISEIGNKPSKMPKHDALTNHFEELRIKISALGTVKDAKAYEAFIMFQNLLEYQEKQFDKLKRMKWLLSDYDVASEEFIDKEILKRFLISQDYSPRILLRNLSFRSTIFRHSLRLAVTLMIGFVVGNVFAFQNPYWILLTIILIMRPNYGLTKTRSKDRTMGTIIGGVIATVIVYLVQDIYVYAVLALISFIVALSMLQKNYKLSAIYVTLSIVFIYGILQPDVMTVIQYRILDTLVGAGLSYLGFLFLWPSWSFQEIQKDVTKSVEANRMYLTEIADFYRHKGSVPTSYRLARKSAFLETSNLSSAFQRMTQDPHSKQKNLNKIYELVELNHNFLSSLASLSIYIQHHTTTEASERFNSIVFKIDENLSLVMKTLSNSISTGDEPNFEEVGSFEKQLPKFDSENVNLNAEDNNALKRNHQEEQLIWEQLRWLYSLSSTMMKLTSSL, from the coding sequence TTGAACAAAATTCAAAATTTCATTTCTGTTTCTTTAAAAGAACTACTGCAATATTTTGGTAGTACTAATTTTTCTAAGTCGGTACTTACCGTAGTTGCGGTTATTACACCTTTGTCCATTGGTATTTCTACTGGGTATACCGAAATAGGTGTTGCCATATGTTTTGGTGCTTTTTGGTGTAACCCTAGTGATGTAAATGGCAGTCAAAAACATAAAATTTACGGTATACTCTTTTCTGCTGCTTTAGTAATGGTCGTTAGCTTTATTGGTGGGTATTTACACTATGCTACTTGGCTTGCCCTACTTATTTTAGGGGTTGCAAGTTTTGCTATATCGTTAATATCATCTTATGGTTTTAGAGCTTCACTTATAAGTTTTTCTGGACTTTTAGCTTTAGTTTTAAGTTTTGCCCATACTCCCGATAAATTGGAGATTTACGAATATGCTTTGCTAGTAGGACTTGGCGGACTCTGGTATTTGGCATTATCCTTATTGTGGTATAAAATAAACCCGAAGGGGCAGACCGAAGAAATTTTATATGATACCATAGGGCGTACCGGTAAACTTCTAAAGAAACGTGCGCAGCTAATAGATGAACAATCTAATAGGAAAAAATTGCAGCAGCGGTTGTTTCTACTACAAAGTGAACTTACGGAACAACATGATACGCTGCGTGAAATTCTTATTCTATCGCGTAAAAACTCAGGTAGGTCTACCTATAATGGTAAGCGGGTTTTGGTATTGGTGCAATTGATAGAAATGCTGGAAACGGCAGGTGCGAATCCGGTAAATTATACGAAGATGGATGAGCAATTTAAACTGTATCCAGAATTTACCAAGTTGTTTCAAAACCTGACTTTTGAGATGGCTAATCAATTGCAATTAATTTCTGAAATTGGTAACAAGCCTAGTAAAATGCCAAAGCATGATGCGCTAACCAATCATTTTGAAGAATTGCGAATTAAGATTTCGGCACTTGGCACTGTAAAAGATGCTAAAGCTTATGAAGCTTTTATTATGTTTCAGAATTTGTTAGAATATCAAGAAAAGCAATTCGATAAACTTAAAAGAATGAAGTGGTTGCTTAGTGATTATGATGTAGCCTCAGAAGAATTTATTGATAAAGAAATTCTAAAACGTTTCTTGATTTCTCAAGATTATAGTCCGCGTATATTATTACGAAACCTCAGTTTTAGGTCTACCATATTTCGACACTCCTTACGTTTAGCGGTTACCTTAATGATCGGATTTGTGGTTGGTAATGTATTTGCGTTCCAGAATCCGTATTGGATACTTTTGACCATCATATTAATTATGAGACCTAATTATGGTCTTACAAAAACACGATCTAAAGACAGAACTATGGGTACAATAATAGGTGGTGTTATTGCCACGGTCATTGTATACCTAGTACAAGATATTTATGTGTATGCAGTGTTGGCATTAATTTCATTTATAGTTGCGCTATCAATGCTACAGAAAAATTACAAATTGTCGGCAATCTATGTCACCCTTAGTATTGTATTTATCTACGGAATTTTACAGCCCGATGTAATGACCGTAATTCAATACCGAATTTTAGATACGCTTGTTGGTGCAGGATTATCATATTTAGGATTTCTATTTTTATGGCCCAGCTGGAGTTTTCAAGAAATACAAAAAGATGTTACCAAAAGTGTTGAGGCAAACCGAATGTACCTAACTGAAATTGCAGATTTTTATAGACACAAGGGTAGTGTGCCTACTAGCTATAGATTGGCGCGTAAAAGTGCTTTTCTAGAAACGTCGAACTTAAGCTCGGCATTTCAGCGTATGACCCAAGATCCCCATTCAAAACAAAAAAATCTGAATAAAATATATGAGTTGGTAGAGTTGAACCACAACTTTTTATCATCTCTGGCATCATTAAGTATCTATATTCAGCACCATACCACCACAGAGGCTTCAGAACGTTTTAATAGCATTGTTTTTAAGATAGATGAAAACCTTAGTTTAGTGATGAAAACGCTTTCTAATAGCATTTCTACTGGCGATGAGCCGAATTTTGAAGAAGTTGGTTCGTTTGAGAAACAATTGCCTAAGTTCGATTCTGAAAATGTGAATTTAAATGCAGAAGATAATAATGCCTTAAAACGAAATCATCAAGAAGAGCAACTAATTTGGGAACAATTGCGCTGGCTATATTCTTTAAGTTCTACGATGATGAAGTTGACTTCAAGTTTGTGA
- a CDS encoding DUF1569 domain-containing protein: MKSIFEKNTNSELIERVQTLKESDNAQWGKMDPYQMLKHCTLGEELFQGKKEYKRLFIGRLFGGMALKGIMKNELPMKKNQPTHPEFKISGTGDFNNEKEKWIGLLNDYNGYSSTNFIHPFFGKMTNDEIGIFVYKHTDHHLKQFGR; this comes from the coding sequence ATGAAATCAATATTTGAAAAGAACACTAACAGCGAATTAATTGAGCGCGTTCAAACTTTGAAAGAATCTGACAATGCGCAATGGGGCAAAATGGACCCATATCAAATGCTAAAACATTGTACGTTAGGCGAAGAATTATTTCAAGGCAAAAAAGAGTACAAAAGGCTTTTTATAGGCAGATTATTTGGCGGAATGGCATTGAAGGGAATTATGAAAAATGAGCTTCCAATGAAAAAAAATCAGCCTACGCATCCGGAATTTAAAATATCTGGAACCGGAGATTTCAATAATGAGAAAGAAAAATGGATTGGTTTACTAAATGATTATAACGGTTATTCAAGCACTAACTTTATTCATCCATTCTTCGGAAAAATGACCAATGACGAAATTGGCATATTTGTTTACAAACATACAGACCACCATTTAAAGCAATTTGGCAGATAA
- a CDS encoding Crp/Fnr family transcriptional regulator, whose translation MQTEHFLKNIFSPTTFTEKELESIISKFKKVSFSKSDYLLKEGKIENYYWFIESGFARSFVNDTKGNDITTDFYGQGDIAIDWSSFFLRNPTRENIQALTDIVCWQLDFETFQQLFHSIEPFREQGRKKLVSSYFALKNQRVSFIADEAKERYLQLIQEKPHILKNVSLQHIATYLGITKYSLSRIRKEIAS comes from the coding sequence ATGCAAACCGAGCACTTCCTAAAAAATATATTCTCCCCTACTACTTTCACAGAAAAAGAACTGGAATCCATTATTTCAAAATTTAAAAAAGTAAGCTTTAGTAAAAGCGACTATCTTTTAAAAGAGGGTAAAATTGAAAACTATTATTGGTTTATAGAAAGTGGTTTTGCCCGTTCGTTTGTTAATGACACCAAAGGCAACGATATTACTACAGACTTTTATGGGCAAGGCGATATTGCTATAGATTGGTCTTCCTTTTTTCTTCGCAATCCTACACGAGAGAATATTCAGGCATTAACTGATATTGTTTGTTGGCAATTAGACTTTGAGACTTTCCAACAACTCTTTCATAGCATTGAACCCTTTAGAGAGCAGGGTCGTAAGAAATTGGTCAGTTCTTATTTTGCACTTAAAAATCAGCGTGTATCGTTCATTGCAGATGAAGCAAAAGAACGCTATCTACAATTGATTCAAGAGAAACCTCATATATTAAAAAACGTTTCGCTACAACACATTGCTACATATTTGGGCATTACCAAGTATTCGTTAAGCCGTATTCGTAAAGAAATAGCATCATAA